One window of the Lactococcus lactis genome contains the following:
- a CDS encoding cold-shock protein → MNKGTINWFNADKGYGFIMADDMQDVFAYLLSIQGNDFKKYDEGQKVTFDIKMTSRGRYASNVHKR, encoded by the coding sequence ATGAATAAAGGAACAATAAATTGGTTTAACGCTGACAAAGGCTATGGTTTTATTATGGCAGATGATATGCAAGATGTGTTTGCTTATCTCTTATCCATTCAAGGAAATGATTTTAAAAAATACGATGAAGGTCAAAAGGTTACTTTTGATATCAAAATGACGTCTCGTGGACGTTACGCTTCAAACGTACATAAAAGATAA
- a CDS encoding cold-shock protein, giving the protein MANGTVKWFNATKGFGFITSEDGQDLFAHFSAIQSDGFKSLDEGQKVEFDVEEGQRGPQAVNITKV; this is encoded by the coding sequence ATGGCAAATGGAACAGTAAAATGGTTTAACGCTACTAAAGGATTTGGTTTTATTACCTCTGAAGATGGTCAAGATTTGTTCGCTCACTTCTCAGCAATCCAATCTGATGGATTCAAATCACTTGACGAAGGTCAAAAAGTTGAATTTGATGTTGAAGAAGGTCAACGTGGACCTCAAGCAGTTAACATCACAAAAGTATAA
- a CDS encoding aldo/keto reductase, whose translation MKTFKLNNGVEIPVLGFGVFQIPQEQTKQAVLDAIEVGYRHIDTAQSYFNEEEVGDAIAETIVPREDLFITTKVWFSNYGYENTKTSIKISLEKMKLDYLDLVLLHQPFGDVFGSYKALVDLQKEGKIRAIGVSNFNELRLADIIAFQDTVPQINQIEINPFHQREEDLQNALSRGNVQLEAWAPFAEGKNGIFKNEILLAVGKKYGKSPAQVILRWLYERGIVSLAKSVKKDRMKQNIDIFNFSLTSEDKEQIGTLQTSGSQFFDHDDPKTVDFFEKLVKEREI comes from the coding sequence ATGAAAACATTTAAATTAAACAATGGGGTAGAAATTCCTGTATTGGGTTTTGGAGTCTTCCAAATTCCACAGGAACAAACGAAACAAGCTGTATTAGATGCAATTGAGGTAGGTTATAGACACATTGATACAGCTCAATCATATTTTAATGAAGAAGAAGTTGGTGATGCTATTGCCGAAACCATTGTTCCTCGAGAAGACTTATTTATCACCACTAAAGTATGGTTCAGTAACTATGGATATGAGAATACGAAAACTTCTATTAAAATATCACTAGAAAAAATGAAACTTGATTATCTTGATTTAGTATTACTTCATCAACCTTTTGGGGATGTATTTGGGAGCTATAAAGCACTTGTAGATTTGCAAAAAGAAGGTAAAATACGAGCTATTGGTGTATCTAATTTTAATGAACTACGTTTAGCAGATATTATTGCTTTTCAAGATACTGTACCACAGATAAATCAAATTGAAATCAATCCGTTTCATCAAAGAGAGGAGGATTTGCAAAACGCTTTATCACGTGGGAATGTACAATTAGAGGCATGGGCACCATTTGCAGAGGGGAAAAATGGCATTTTTAAAAATGAAATTTTATTAGCTGTTGGCAAAAAATACGGCAAAAGTCCCGCACAAGTCATTTTACGTTGGTTATATGAACGAGGGATTGTCAGTCTTGCTAAATCAGTAAAGAAAGATCGCATGAAACAAAATATTGATATCTTTAATTTCAGCTTAACATCAGAAGATAAGGAACAAATTGGTACTTTACAAACATCTGGTAGCCAGTTCTTTGATCATGATGATCCCAAGACTGTAGACTTTTTTGAAAAACTTGTTAAAGAACGAGAAATTTGA
- the arsD gene encoding arsenite efflux transporter metallochaperone ArsD has translation MKKIEIFEAAMCCSTGVCGPSVDSELLRITNLFDTLKENEEVKAYRYNLTSNPQAFVVNEKVLNLIQNQGNDILPITLIDGEILKTESYPTSEELGLSNINSEKGACCSNSQEEVKVEANASCCGGNTGCC, from the coding sequence ATGAAAAAAATTGAAATTTTTGAAGCTGCGATGTGTTGCTCTACTGGAGTTTGTGGTCCATCAGTTGATTCAGAGTTACTTCGTATTACAAACCTATTTGATACGTTGAAAGAGAACGAGGAGGTGAAAGCTTATCGTTATAATCTTACAAGTAATCCTCAAGCGTTTGTGGTTAACGAAAAAGTTCTGAATCTCATACAAAATCAAGGAAATGATATTTTGCCAATCACATTAATTGATGGAGAAATTCTCAAAACCGAAAGCTATCCAACTTCTGAAGAACTCGGACTAAGCAATATTAATTCTGAAAAAGGAGCTTGTTGCTCAAATTCTCAAGAAGAAGTCAAAGTAGAGGCAAATGCTTCATGTTGTGGTGGGAATACTGGTTGTTGTTAA
- a CDS encoding MarR family winged helix-turn-helix transcriptional regulator, whose amino-acid sequence MTKIENQDFNTLVENFFKVNNKITQIQKIPLSFPNGIKLSTNALHLIEVIGKHPDSNITDLAQILEVTKGAVSQQIPRLEKQGLIKKKKFDSNKKEILLSLTKEGDEIFVFHDNMHLKLYKDIQKDLEKLTSIDLDLINLILEKIVASINQYQEEYRDNGERK is encoded by the coding sequence ATGACTAAAATAGAAAATCAAGATTTCAATACATTAGTTGAAAATTTTTTCAAAGTAAATAATAAAATTACACAGATTCAAAAAATACCTCTATCATTTCCAAATGGAATTAAATTATCAACTAATGCTCTTCATCTAATAGAGGTAATAGGTAAACACCCTGATTCAAACATAACAGATCTTGCTCAAATATTAGAAGTTACCAAAGGTGCGGTTTCGCAACAAATACCAAGGTTAGAAAAGCAAGGCCTTATAAAGAAGAAAAAATTTGATTCTAATAAGAAAGAGATATTGTTATCATTAACAAAAGAAGGTGATGAAATATTCGTCTTTCATGACAATATGCACTTGAAACTATACAAGGATATTCAGAAAGATTTAGAAAAACTAACTTCAATAGATTTGGATTTGATAAATCTTATTTTAGAAAAAATTGTAGCCAGCATCAATCAATACCAAGAGGAATATAGAGATAACGGAGAAAGAAAATGA
- a CDS encoding MerR family transcriptional regulator yields MYTMKEVCDLCDMTYDTLKFYCNKGLIPNVKRDKNNYRVFSKHDVDWINSLSCLKQCGMSIIEMQQYLEYCLKGQDTINERKIMLAKKKQELLAKLKTVEDSIEYIDNKQKFYNDVLNGTIRYESNLIAESKE; encoded by the coding sequence ATGTATACTATGAAAGAAGTTTGTGATTTATGTGATATGACATATGATACACTCAAATTTTATTGCAACAAAGGATTGATTCCTAATGTTAAAAGAGATAAAAATAATTATAGAGTTTTTAGTAAGCATGATGTAGATTGGATTAATAGTCTTTCATGTTTAAAACAGTGCGGAATGTCAATTATAGAAATGCAACAATACTTGGAATACTGCCTTAAGGGACAAGATACAATTAATGAACGAAAAATTATGTTGGCTAAGAAAAAACAAGAGCTTTTGGCTAAACTTAAAACAGTTGAGGATTCAATAGAATATATTGATAATAAGCAAAAGTTCTATAATGATGTACTTAATGGTACTATAAGATATGAGAGCAATCTCATAGCCGAAAGTAAAGAGTAA
- a CDS encoding RecA protein, with product MSEQLSKLLSKVNQTKTVIIFINQVRSTMSGLFLNKETTPGGSALKFYSSVRIEVKSGEKIKDGIDTIGKKQVFTLLKTRCQHLIKSQLLSMSLGMDSLKK from the coding sequence GTGTCAGAACAACTCTCTAAGCTCCTTTCAAAAGTCAATCAGACTAAGACGGTCATTATCTTCATCAATCAAGTGCGTTCAACCATGAGTGGACTATTCTTAAATAAAGAAACCACTCCAGGAGGTTCAGCACTAAAATTTTATTCTTCTGTACGAATCGAAGTTAAATCAGGAGAAAAAATCAAAGATGGAATTGATACTATCGGAAAAAAACAAGTCTTCACATTGTTAAAAACAAGGTGTCAGCACCTTATAAAAAGCCAACTGTTATCAATGTCTTTAGGGATGGATTCTCTCAAGAAATAG
- a CDS encoding flavodoxin family protein encodes MNNQILFINSSQHLNGNTVQMGMRLLKKYDYKTLSLINYKVGFLGQSDNNDELDKIFTEIKNSKVLIIGTPVYWHYMSGALKTFIDRSSESSLENPFKGKHLYFFLQGSAPTELSKELILYTMERFATQTEMIWEGAATNERELHLLKVKFEKNNRI; translated from the coding sequence GTGAATAATCAAATATTGTTTATTAATTCAAGTCAGCACCTGAACGGAAATACAGTCCAGATGGGGATGAGACTTCTAAAAAAATATGATTACAAAACTTTGAGCTTAATAAATTATAAAGTCGGATTTTTAGGGCAAAGTGATAATAATGATGAGTTAGACAAGATATTTACTGAAATTAAAAATAGTAAAGTACTAATCATTGGAACTCCAGTTTATTGGCACTATATGAGTGGTGCATTAAAAACGTTCATAGATAGAAGTTCTGAAAGCAGTCTGGAAAATCCCTTCAAAGGGAAACATCTATACTTTTTCCTCCAAGGTTCAGCTCCGACTGAACTTTCAAAGGAATTAATCCTCTACACTATGGAAAGATTTGCAACTCAAACAGAAATGATTTGGGAAGGTGCAGCTACTAATGAGAGAGAATTGCATCTATTAAAAGTCAAATTTGAAAAAAATAACAGAATTTAA
- a CDS encoding ArsR/SmtB family transcription factor — MNYEKIAMSLKALAEPNRLKIVDLLSCGTKCACDLLEHFDFSQPALSHHMKVLEKAEIITVEKKGTWNYYTLSDDFAKEFQSMCMTLFSHNEETCVCGTDKKCNCSN; from the coding sequence ATGAATTACGAAAAAATTGCAATGAGTTTGAAGGCATTAGCTGAGCCAAATCGTTTAAAAATTGTCGACCTGCTGTCATGTGGAACAAAATGTGCTTGCGACCTATTAGAGCATTTTGATTTTTCACAACCTGCATTGTCCCATCACATGAAGGTTTTAGAAAAAGCAGAAATTATCACTGTTGAGAAAAAAGGGACTTGGAATTATTACACTTTAAGTGATGATTTTGCTAAAGAATTCCAAAGCATGTGTATGACTCTATTCTCACATAATGAAGAAACTTGTGTGTGTGGTACTGATAAAAAATGTAATTGTTCTAATTAA
- a CDS encoding RecA protein — protein MLTPDTEYTEDIGVKSESLIFAQPDTGEEAFYMINEFVKRGLLI, from the coding sequence GTGCTGACACCTGATACTGAATATACTGAAGATATTGGGGTAAAATCAGAAAGTTTGATATTTGCTCAACCAGATACAGGCGAAGAAGCCTTTTATATGATAAACGAGTTTGTAAAAAGAGGGCTTTTGATTTAA